From the genome of Actinomycetota bacterium, one region includes:
- the rodA gene encoding rod shape-determining protein RodA produces MAFEGTVGRVERIGRERLIPARWSEKAPFRHLDPTLIVFALLLSGFGALMVYSATFAQLEAESRSPRFYLNRQLLFGSVGVIGMTMLALFGYRKLKAWAWLAWLVPVILLAVVLSPLGTTVAGAQRWIAIGVFQIQPSELAKLASIIAIAAVLAERKGAPMLPDVLKCLVLVAVPAIFIYLQPDLGTLLVLLAILGGMLLVAGTRMRLLLIMVLLATVAFWGILHTGLLKDYQVARLTAFLDPTSDPDRTGYNLAQAKIAIGSGEFTGKGLFSGSQTNLKFVPEQHTDFIFTVIGEELGFAGTGAFLLLFAMFLWRGVRISMMAKDTFGSLLAAGIVSMFAFQGFVNMGMTMGISPITGIPLPFVSYGGSSLIASFLATGILLNIHMRRL; encoded by the coding sequence AAGGCGCCGTTCCGCCACCTGGATCCGACGCTGATCGTATTCGCGCTTCTGCTCTCCGGCTTCGGCGCGCTCATGGTGTACTCGGCGACCTTCGCGCAGCTCGAGGCGGAGAGCCGGTCACCTCGCTTCTACCTCAACCGGCAACTGCTCTTCGGCTCCGTCGGCGTCATCGGTATGACGATGCTGGCCCTGTTCGGTTACCGCAAGCTCAAGGCCTGGGCGTGGCTGGCGTGGCTCGTCCCGGTGATCCTGCTCGCGGTCGTGCTGAGCCCCCTCGGAACGACCGTCGCCGGCGCGCAGCGGTGGATCGCGATCGGCGTCTTCCAGATCCAGCCATCGGAGCTGGCGAAGCTCGCGTCGATCATCGCGATCGCTGCAGTCCTCGCCGAACGCAAGGGCGCCCCGATGCTTCCCGACGTCCTCAAGTGTCTCGTCCTCGTCGCCGTCCCGGCGATCTTCATCTACCTACAGCCCGACCTCGGAACGCTGCTGGTCTTGCTGGCGATCCTCGGCGGGATGCTGCTGGTTGCGGGGACCAGGATGCGTCTCCTGCTCATCATGGTCCTTCTCGCCACGGTCGCGTTCTGGGGTATCCTTCATACGGGCCTGCTGAAGGACTACCAGGTCGCGCGCCTCACGGCGTTCCTCGATCCAACCAGCGATCCCGATCGCACAGGGTACAACCTGGCGCAAGCGAAGATCGCCATCGGGTCCGGAGAATTCACCGGCAAAGGACTCTTCAGCGGAAGCCAGACCAATCTCAAGTTCGTACCCGAGCAGCACACCGACTTCATCTTCACCGTCATCGGCGAGGAACTCGGCTTCGCCGGCACCGGAGCTTTCTTGCTCCTGTTCGCGATGTTCCTCTGGCGAGGAGTGCGCATCTCGATGATGGCGAAGGACACGTTCGGCTCCTTACTGGCGGCCGGCATCGTGTCGATGTTCGCATTCCAAGGGTTCGTGAACATGGGAATGACGATGGGCATCTCGCCCATCACCGGGATCCCGTTGCCGTTCGTTTCGTACGGCGGCTCGTCGCTGATCGCATCTTTCTTGGCCACCGGGATCCTGCTCAACATCCATATGCGCCGCCTTTAG